A region of Kineosporia sp. NBRC 101731 DNA encodes the following proteins:
- a CDS encoding 4-(cytidine 5'-diphospho)-2-C-methyl-D-erythritol kinase, giving the protein MAATGTVIVRAPAKINLELRVGPVREDGFHELATVFHAVALFDDLTARATEPGSGVSITVDGIQADEVPTDDSNLAVKAAKLLAAHIGLESADVAFSLRKGIPVAGGMAGGSADAAAALVACDALWHAGLDREQLFDLAAQLGSDVPFSLLGGTAIGSGRGELLTPVLARGEYTWVIALAEGGLSTPGVYGKIDRMREAGEAPQPTPRPEIDDALMAALRAGDAAALGSRLHNELEPAALAMAPQLDRALEIGRKVGALGGIVSGSGPTTVFLARDSSQALDLAVALTASGAAADVRRAHGPVPGARLVESVRG; this is encoded by the coding sequence ATGGCGGCGACGGGAACGGTGATCGTGCGCGCGCCCGCCAAGATCAATCTTGAGTTGCGGGTGGGCCCGGTCCGGGAAGACGGCTTTCACGAGCTCGCCACGGTGTTCCACGCCGTGGCGCTGTTCGACGATCTGACCGCGCGGGCCACCGAGCCCGGCTCGGGGGTCTCGATCACGGTGGACGGCATCCAGGCCGACGAGGTGCCCACCGACGACTCGAACCTGGCCGTGAAGGCAGCAAAGCTGCTGGCCGCGCACATCGGCCTGGAATCGGCCGACGTGGCGTTCTCCCTGCGCAAGGGCATCCCGGTGGCAGGTGGCATGGCCGGTGGCTCGGCCGACGCCGCGGCCGCCCTGGTCGCCTGCGACGCGCTCTGGCACGCCGGTCTCGACCGTGAGCAGCTGTTCGACCTGGCCGCGCAGCTCGGCTCGGACGTGCCCTTCTCCCTGCTCGGCGGCACCGCGATCGGCAGTGGCCGGGGTGAGCTGCTCACCCCCGTGCTGGCCCGCGGCGAGTACACCTGGGTGATCGCGCTCGCCGAGGGCGGCCTGTCCACGCCCGGGGTCTACGGAAAGATCGACCGGATGCGCGAGGCCGGTGAGGCTCCGCAGCCCACGCCCAGGCCCGAGATCGACGACGCCCTGATGGCCGCGCTGCGGGCCGGTGACGCCGCGGCCCTGGGCTCCCGTCTGCACAACGAGCTGGAGCCCGCCGCCCTGGCGATGGCCCCCCAGCTGGACCGCGCGCTGGAGATCGGCCGCAAGGTCGGCGCGCTCGGTGGCATCGTGTCCGGCTCCGGCCCGACCACGGTGTTCCTGGCCCGCGACTCCAGTCAAGCCCTTGATCTCGCGGTCGCCCTGACCGCGTCCGGAGCAGCGGCCGACGTGCGACGCGCACACGGTCCGGTGCCCGGTGCCCGTCTCGTCGAATCGGTGCGTGGTTAA
- a CDS encoding ABC transporter ATP-binding protein, with translation MRLLRDLWQTSPRQCALVMVLVAFGGAGQAAAAALAGPVLLERSWSLFVLLAAGLSLYVLGDLAVNIVAARLTADWSADLRRRLCAVAFSQPLPALEGTPVGELLDRIDQDIYQVGSEIRNSGLRIFQQLAVATVSVITALFVWWPAGVGMLLVVALTVKGLSRPIRRINPARMSEEEAWSDLAAVMEESIHGQDDVRTTLARPYVVRLFADRSSQVLSRGRVVWRLSAKLSVVASTIVRSSIAVVVVGGIWALQAGHLDAARLTSTWLLALAFGATVDHISRMVPHLQQGLGAWGRVQMLSASQVEPTGGEAPTEGELCIRNLTFAYPGESDRGAVLHDVSLTFVPGRSYALIGRTGSGKSTLAKVLTRSVDVPDGTVDLGGADLNQVDLELLRRWVAVVPQRTEILAGTLAENIALFDPELTGSAGRVMDELGLGAWVEGLPDGLDTRLGEGGYVLSAGQEQLVAFGRILVRDPHLVILDEATARMDPVTEHQVQRASARLLEGRIGIVIAHRLSSVADCDEVVVLDSGRVLEAGPLAQSQRFARLVESGQLRSPALAGVSTHLPQQRSVEGELLEDVVVAPVPPAPVPPAPVPPVPVASEPPGRAEPPKVVEATGGSTVREIFQLVRNDARYGVAAVGVFMVLILLGLDGSVLPWLWADLVDGSGSLFWPSAGIVTALLLTAPLPWFTDRWFPEWWVRQTLRINLRLTHGQTGDRRVSNHTPAAVIAQSGDTERVVQLADNVVDNVTAVVVMVTMTAISGSIVPALFFAATMVLSGIVATGFGPKLEKAAARTVAARASFATALVSSLSAARTVKLSGATQPVLSHLAGLDQVRSERQREEIMIQVWSRSTPALTAGLLPIGAWALYLNGGLSSAAVLIAVSTLGSARWFAWTTASFVSQLPSARVWTRRTHAMIGEGNYSAELPEVDVAAGTAPAPVLPGREPLRELTLTGFTAVHEDGMLGARDVDLTVRRGELVLVVGPVGAGKSSLLRALAGIVHHSGSLAWNGTEVTEPERFLRPNQVGYVGQVPRVLSGTIADNISLGHDVDLHTAVAAAQLERDLAESGSGLGLMIGHKGSRLSGGQLQRLALARALAPRTELLVADDVSSALDVGTELDLWNALREHGVTVVGSTSKRAALERADRVVVMINGRAVAQGTWAELDDRWSHLAG, from the coding sequence ATGCGCCTGCTCCGAGACCTCTGGCAGACCTCGCCACGACAATGCGCCCTGGTGATGGTGCTCGTGGCGTTCGGGGGCGCGGGCCAGGCCGCCGCCGCGGCGCTGGCCGGACCGGTGCTGCTCGAGCGCTCCTGGTCGTTGTTCGTCCTGTTGGCCGCCGGTCTCTCGCTCTACGTGCTGGGCGATCTGGCCGTGAACATCGTCGCCGCCCGGCTGACCGCCGACTGGTCGGCCGACCTGCGCCGCCGTCTGTGTGCGGTCGCCTTCTCCCAGCCGTTGCCGGCGCTGGAGGGCACGCCGGTCGGTGAGTTGCTCGACCGTATTGACCAGGACATCTACCAGGTCGGCAGCGAGATCCGGAACAGCGGTCTGCGCATCTTTCAACAGCTCGCGGTGGCAACGGTTTCCGTCATCACGGCGTTGTTCGTCTGGTGGCCGGCCGGTGTCGGCATGCTGCTGGTGGTCGCCCTCACGGTGAAGGGCCTGTCCCGCCCGATCCGGCGCATCAATCCGGCCCGGATGAGCGAGGAGGAGGCATGGTCGGATCTGGCCGCGGTGATGGAAGAGTCGATCCACGGCCAGGACGACGTCCGCACCACGCTGGCGCGGCCCTACGTGGTACGGCTTTTCGCCGACCGGTCGAGCCAGGTCCTGAGCCGGGGACGGGTCGTGTGGCGACTGAGCGCGAAACTGTCAGTTGTCGCGTCCACCATTGTGCGCTCCTCGATCGCGGTGGTCGTGGTGGGCGGTATCTGGGCCCTGCAGGCAGGGCACCTCGACGCCGCCCGGCTGACTTCGACCTGGCTTCTGGCGCTGGCTTTCGGGGCGACGGTCGACCACATCAGCCGGATGGTGCCGCACCTGCAGCAAGGGCTCGGGGCCTGGGGCCGGGTGCAGATGCTGTCGGCCTCGCAGGTCGAGCCGACCGGCGGTGAGGCTCCGACCGAGGGTGAACTGTGCATCCGGAACCTGACTTTCGCCTACCCGGGGGAGTCGGATCGGGGCGCCGTGCTGCACGACGTCTCGCTGACCTTCGTGCCCGGCCGCTCGTACGCGCTGATCGGGCGCACCGGTTCGGGCAAGTCCACGCTGGCCAAGGTGCTCACCCGCTCGGTCGACGTGCCCGACGGCACGGTCGACCTGGGGGGAGCCGACCTGAACCAGGTCGATCTGGAACTGCTGCGCCGCTGGGTGGCCGTGGTGCCGCAGCGCACCGAGATCCTGGCCGGAACCCTGGCCGAGAACATTGCCCTGTTCGACCCGGAGCTGACCGGCTCGGCCGGCCGGGTGATGGACGAACTCGGGCTCGGCGCCTGGGTGGAGGGCCTGCCCGACGGTCTGGACACCCGGCTCGGTGAGGGCGGCTACGTGCTCTCGGCGGGGCAGGAGCAGCTGGTCGCGTTCGGCCGGATCCTGGTGCGTGACCCGCACCTGGTGATCCTCGACGAAGCCACCGCGCGGATGGACCCGGTCACCGAGCACCAGGTTCAACGCGCCTCGGCCCGGCTGCTGGAGGGGCGCATCGGCATCGTGATCGCGCACCGGCTGTCGTCGGTGGCGGACTGCGACGAGGTGGTGGTGCTCGACAGCGGCCGCGTGCTCGAGGCCGGTCCACTGGCCCAGTCGCAGCGGTTCGCCCGGCTGGTCGAGAGCGGCCAGCTGCGCTCGCCGGCGCTGGCCGGTGTCAGTACTCACCTCCCGCAGCAGCGGTCGGTCGAGGGCGAACTGCTGGAGGACGTCGTGGTGGCCCCGGTCCCACCGGCCCCGGTCCCACCGGCCCCGGTCCCACCGGTGCCGGTGGCGTCGGAGCCGCCGGGCCGGGCCGAACCGCCGAAGGTCGTCGAGGCCACCGGTGGTTCCACCGTGCGCGAGATCTTCCAGCTGGTGCGCAACGACGCCCGGTACGGGGTCGCCGCGGTCGGCGTCTTCATGGTGCTGATCCTGCTCGGGCTGGACGGCTCGGTGCTGCCGTGGCTGTGGGCCGACCTGGTGGACGGATCGGGCAGCCTGTTCTGGCCGTCGGCCGGCATCGTCACCGCGCTGCTCCTCACCGCCCCGCTGCCGTGGTTCACCGACCGCTGGTTCCCGGAGTGGTGGGTGCGTCAGACGCTGCGCATCAACCTGCGGCTCACGCACGGCCAGACCGGTGACCGGCGGGTCAGCAATCACACCCCCGCCGCGGTAATCGCGCAGTCCGGCGACACCGAGCGGGTCGTGCAGCTCGCCGACAACGTGGTGGACAACGTCACCGCCGTGGTCGTCATGGTCACCATGACGGCGATCTCCGGCTCGATCGTGCCCGCCCTGTTCTTCGCGGCCACGATGGTGCTGTCGGGGATCGTGGCCACCGGGTTCGGCCCGAAGCTGGAGAAGGCGGCGGCCCGCACGGTCGCGGCCCGGGCCTCCTTCGCCACCGCGCTGGTGTCGTCGCTGTCGGCGGCCCGCACGGTGAAGCTGAGTGGCGCCACCCAGCCCGTGCTGTCGCACCTGGCCGGGCTCGACCAGGTGCGCAGCGAGCGGCAGCGCGAGGAGATCATGATCCAGGTCTGGTCGCGGTCCACCCCGGCGCTGACCGCCGGCCTGCTGCCGATCGGGGCCTGGGCGCTGTACCTGAACGGTGGTCTCAGCTCGGCGGCCGTGCTGATCGCGGTCTCCACGCTGGGCTCGGCGCGGTGGTTCGCCTGGACCACGGCCTCGTTCGTGTCGCAGCTGCCCTCGGCCCGGGTCTGGACCCGGCGCACCCACGCGATGATCGGTGAGGGCAACTACTCGGCCGAGCTGCCCGAAGTGGATGTGGCGGCCGGCACCGCCCCGGCGCCGGTGCTGCCCGGCCGCGAGCCGCTGCGCGAGCTGACCCTGACCGGTTTCACCGCCGTGCACGAGGACGGCATGCTCGGTGCCCGCGACGTGGACCTCACGGTGCGGCGCGGTGAGCTGGTGCTGGTGGTCGGACCGGTCGGGGCGGGCAAGTCGTCACTGCTGCGGGCCCTGGCCGGGATCGTCCATCACTCGGGGTCCCTGGCCTGGAACGGTACGGAGGTCACCGAGCCGGAGCGGTTCCTGCGCCCGAACCAGGTGGGCTATGTCGGCCAGGTGCCGCGCGTGCTGTCGGGCACGATCGCCGACAACATCTCGCTCGGGCACGACGTGGACCTGCACACCGCCGTGGCCGCGGCCCAGCTGGAGCGCGACCTGGCCGAGTCCGGTTCCGGACTCGGGCTGATGATCGGGCACAAGGGCTCCCGCCTGTCCGGTGGTCAGCTGCAGCGCCTGGCCCTGGCCCGGGCGCTGGCCCCGCGCACCGAACTGCTGGTGGCCGACGACGTGTCCTCGGCCCTCGACGTCGGCACCGAGCTAGACCTCTGGAATGCCCTGCGCGAGCACGGCGTGACGGTGGTGGGCTCGACGTCGAAGCGGGCGGCCCTGGAACGTGCCGACCGGGTGGTCGTCATGATCAACGGCCGGGCGGTGGCGCAGGGCACGTGGGCGGAGCTCGACGACCGCTGGAGCCACCTGGCCGGGTAA
- the rsmA gene encoding 16S rRNA (adenine(1518)-N(6)/adenine(1519)-N(6))-dimethyltransferase RsmA yields MSLLGPADIRQLAGRLDVRPTKQLGQNFVVDANTVRRIARLAGVGAGDLVTEIGPGLGSLTLALLETGAHVVAVEIDPKLAAELPATIATRAPEAAERFSVVLSDALLVQAQQLEVGGRTPTAVVANLPYNVAVPVLLTLLERVSTLASGLVMVQAEVADRLAARPGDKTYGVPSVKAAWYADVRRAGAVPRQVFWPVPNVESGLVQFTARPHPETSATREEVFACVDAAFAQRRKTLRAALAGWAGSADAAEAALRQAGIDPKTRGERLTVQEFSALAAARRKG; encoded by the coding sequence ATGTCTCTGCTCGGCCCCGCCGACATCCGTCAGCTGGCCGGACGGCTCGACGTCCGCCCGACCAAACAGCTCGGGCAGAACTTCGTGGTCGACGCCAACACCGTGCGCCGCATCGCCCGGCTCGCCGGTGTGGGTGCGGGCGACCTGGTCACCGAGATCGGTCCCGGGCTCGGCTCGCTGACGCTGGCGCTGCTGGAGACGGGTGCCCACGTGGTCGCGGTGGAGATCGACCCCAAGCTGGCGGCCGAGTTGCCGGCCACGATCGCCACCCGGGCCCCGGAGGCGGCGGAGCGGTTCAGCGTCGTGCTCTCCGACGCGCTGCTGGTGCAGGCGCAGCAGCTGGAGGTCGGGGGCCGCACACCCACCGCCGTGGTGGCGAACCTGCCGTACAACGTGGCGGTACCGGTGCTGCTGACCCTGCTGGAGCGGGTCTCGACCCTCGCCAGTGGCCTGGTGATGGTGCAGGCCGAGGTCGCCGACCGGCTCGCGGCCCGTCCTGGCGACAAGACCTACGGCGTGCCCTCGGTGAAGGCCGCCTGGTACGCCGATGTGCGACGGGCCGGGGCGGTGCCGCGGCAGGTGTTCTGGCCGGTGCCGAACGTGGAGTCAGGGCTGGTGCAGTTCACGGCCCGCCCGCACCCGGAGACGAGCGCCACCCGGGAAGAGGTGTTCGCCTGCGTCGACGCCGCCTTCGCCCAGCGCCGCAAGACCCTGCGTGCGGCCCTGGCGGGCTGGGCCGGATCGGCCGACGCCGCCGAGGCGGCTCTGCGCCAGGCCGGTATCGACCCGAAGACCCGGGGTGAGCGCCTCACCGTGCAGGAGTTCTCCGCGCTGGCGGCTGCCCGCCGGAAGGGGTGA
- a CDS encoding resuscitation-promoting factor, giving the protein MPGENKAWSIVRSLVHSRPARFIAQAAVLAVAVGGSVWYSQANKTITLSVDGQTTEVHSFASSVSDFLADEDISVGDRDLVAPAVDTSIGEGDTVVVRYARPLNLTVDGTERTFWTTELSVDKALLALGVRSDGAELSASRSSRIDRAGMTMSLSTPKSVTLVADGDKDKITTTAVTVSELLTDEKVKVGGLDKLSQVPSTPLRDGLTVKIARVTQKKVTKTSAIDHATKKTSTSKLYEGESKVVTQGKDGVQKAVWQITRTDGKITKRKLVDTKVTRKPVTEVVQVGTKEKPAASSSSSGGSSSGGSVGGGVDSLNWAALAECESGGNPKAVNPAGYYGLYQFSTSTWAAMGGSGNPADASSSEQTYRAKLLYQQSGAGQWPVCGKNL; this is encoded by the coding sequence GTGCCCGGGGAGAACAAGGCTTGGAGCATCGTGCGCTCGCTCGTCCACAGCAGACCCGCGCGCTTCATCGCGCAGGCAGCAGTCCTCGCCGTAGCCGTCGGCGGCAGCGTCTGGTACTCCCAGGCGAACAAGACGATCACCCTCTCCGTGGACGGTCAGACGACCGAGGTCCACTCCTTCGCCTCCAGCGTCTCGGACTTCCTCGCCGACGAGGACATCTCCGTCGGCGATCGTGACCTGGTCGCCCCCGCCGTCGACACCTCGATCGGTGAGGGCGACACCGTGGTCGTCCGTTACGCCAGGCCCCTGAACCTCACGGTCGACGGCACCGAGCGCACCTTCTGGACCACCGAGCTCTCGGTGGACAAGGCGTTGCTGGCCCTCGGGGTGCGCAGCGACGGCGCCGAGCTCTCCGCCTCGCGCTCGTCCCGCATCGACCGGGCCGGGATGACGATGTCGCTCAGCACACCGAAGTCGGTCACGCTGGTGGCTGACGGCGACAAGGACAAGATCACCACCACCGCCGTGACGGTCTCCGAGCTCCTCACCGACGAGAAGGTGAAGGTCGGCGGCCTGGACAAGCTGAGCCAGGTGCCCAGCACCCCGCTGCGCGACGGCCTGACGGTGAAGATCGCCCGCGTCACCCAGAAGAAGGTCACCAAGACCTCGGCGATCGACCACGCGACGAAGAAGACCTCGACGAGCAAGCTCTACGAGGGCGAGTCGAAGGTCGTCACGCAGGGCAAGGACGGCGTGCAGAAGGCCGTCTGGCAGATCACCCGCACCGACGGGAAGATCACCAAGCGCAAGCTCGTCGACACCAAGGTGACCCGCAAGCCGGTGACCGAGGTGGTGCAGGTCGGTACCAAGGAGAAGCCCGCCGCGTCGTCCAGCTCGTCGGGCGGTAGCTCCTCCGGCGGCAGTGTCGGTGGCGGCGTCGACTCGCTGAACTGGGCCGCGCTGGCCGAGTGCGAGTCCGGCGGCAACCCGAAGGCCGTGAACCCGGCTGGCTACTACGGGCTCTACCAGTTCAGCACCAGCACCTGGGCCGCGATGGGTGGCTCGGGCAACCCGGCCGACGCCAGCTCCTCGGAGCAGACCTACCGGGCGAAGCTGCTCTACCAGCAGTCCGGGGCCGGTCAGTGGCCGGTCTGCGGCAAGAACCTGTAA
- a CDS encoding TatD family hydrolase → MSKKKDDGPVPLPEALPLPVVDNHTHLDHVRGTGVGSLAADEAVKTLIAQAVSVNVTRMVQIGCDLPAARWTVQAVDRFPELLGGVALHPTEASKHAAAQELDGAFEEIEKLAEHPRIRVIGETGLDHYWVTDDAGKAAQEDSFRRHIDLAKRLGKALQIHDRDAHDDVIRVLDSEGAPEKTVFHCYSGDAEMARLAADRGWYLSFAGTVTFKNAAPLREALAVVPLERVMVETDAPYLTPMPYRGRTNASYLVPLTVRAMAAELGLGLDEMCAALSATSEAVYGPW, encoded by the coding sequence ATGAGTAAGAAGAAGGACGACGGACCCGTACCGCTGCCCGAGGCGCTCCCGTTGCCCGTGGTGGACAACCACACACACCTCGACCACGTACGAGGAACCGGCGTGGGTTCGCTGGCCGCCGACGAGGCTGTGAAAACCCTGATCGCACAGGCAGTCTCGGTCAACGTGACGCGAATGGTGCAGATTGGCTGCGACCTTCCGGCCGCGCGCTGGACCGTGCAGGCCGTGGACCGGTTCCCGGAGCTGCTCGGTGGCGTCGCTCTGCATCCCACCGAGGCATCGAAACATGCTGCGGCACAAGAACTCGACGGTGCTTTCGAAGAGATCGAGAAGCTTGCCGAGCACCCCCGGATCCGGGTGATCGGAGAGACCGGGCTTGATCACTACTGGGTCACCGACGACGCCGGGAAGGCTGCCCAGGAGGACTCGTTCCGCCGGCACATCGACCTGGCCAAGCGGCTGGGCAAAGCGCTACAGATCCACGATCGCGACGCCCACGACGACGTGATCCGGGTGCTCGACTCCGAGGGGGCGCCGGAGAAGACGGTGTTCCACTGCTATTCCGGCGACGCCGAGATGGCCCGACTGGCCGCCGATCGCGGCTGGTACCTGTCGTTCGCCGGCACCGTGACCTTCAAGAATGCCGCCCCCCTGAGGGAAGCGCTCGCCGTGGTGCCTCTGGAGCGGGTGATGGTCGAGACCGATGCGCCCTACCTGACCCCGATGCCGTACCGGGGCCGCACCAACGCGAGTTACCTGGTGCCGCTGACGGTGCGGGCCATGGCGGCGGAACTCGGGCTCGGCCTGGACGAGATGTGCGCGGCGCTTTCGGCGACCAGCGAGGCGGTCTACGGCCCCTGGTAG
- the metG gene encoding methionine--tRNA ligase: MTRILTAVAWPYANGPRHIGHVAGFGVPSDVYSRYMRMAGHDVLMVSGTDEHGTPILVQAEQEGVSPRELADRYNRMIVEDLHALGLSYDLFTRTTTVNHYTVAQELFRTDYANGYMIEQTTTGAVSPSTGRTLPDRYIEGTCPICGYENARGDQCDNCGNQLDPADLINPKSKVNGETPKFVETTHFFLDLPALADALGEWLRTRTDWRPNVLKFSLNLLDDLKPRAMTRDIDWGIPVPLPGWEENSHKRLYVWFDAVVGYLSASIEWARRTDDPEQWRKWWNDSEAVSNYFMGKDNITFHSQIWPAELLAYAGKGAKGGQPGPYGELNLPTEVVSSEFLTMEGKQFSSSRGVVIYVRDILSRYQPDALRYFICAAGPENQDTDFTWAEFVRRTNDELVAGWGNLVNRTASLINKNLGEIPEAGELQSIDLAVLETTKAGFGAVGELLASHKQKAALAEAMRVVGEVNKYLSDTEPWKLKKTDFERMKTVLHVAAQAINDCRVLLSPFLPHSSQLVFEAFGGTGTVSPLPEIREVDDLDGGPGYPVLMGNYTLGETVAAWESAPIVPGTPVPAPSPIFRKLDESVIEEELARLADKDK; this comes from the coding sequence ATGACCAGGATCCTCACCGCGGTCGCTTGGCCTTATGCCAACGGCCCTCGTCACATCGGCCATGTCGCCGGCTTCGGCGTGCCCTCCGACGTCTACAGCCGCTACATGCGAATGGCCGGTCACGACGTGCTCATGGTGAGCGGCACCGACGAGCACGGCACGCCGATCCTGGTGCAGGCGGAACAGGAAGGCGTGTCGCCGCGCGAGCTGGCCGACCGCTACAACCGCATGATCGTCGAAGACCTGCACGCCCTCGGCCTGTCCTACGACCTGTTCACCCGCACCACCACGGTCAACCACTACACCGTGGCCCAGGAGCTGTTCCGCACCGACTACGCCAACGGCTACATGATCGAGCAGACCACGACCGGGGCGGTCTCACCGTCCACCGGCCGCACCCTGCCCGACCGCTACATCGAGGGCACCTGCCCGATCTGTGGCTACGAGAACGCCCGCGGCGACCAGTGCGACAACTGCGGCAACCAGCTCGACCCGGCCGACCTGATCAACCCCAAGAGCAAGGTCAACGGCGAGACCCCGAAGTTCGTCGAGACCACGCACTTCTTCCTCGACCTGCCCGCGCTCGCCGACGCCCTCGGCGAGTGGCTGCGCACGCGCACCGACTGGCGCCCGAACGTCCTCAAGTTCTCGCTGAACCTGCTGGACGACCTGAAGCCGCGGGCGATGACGCGGGACATCGACTGGGGCATCCCGGTTCCCCTCCCCGGCTGGGAGGAGAACTCGCACAAGCGTCTCTACGTCTGGTTCGACGCGGTGGTCGGTTACCTCTCGGCCTCGATCGAGTGGGCCCGCCGCACCGACGACCCGGAGCAGTGGCGCAAGTGGTGGAACGACTCCGAAGCCGTCTCCAACTACTTCATGGGGAAGGACAACATCACCTTCCACTCGCAGATCTGGCCGGCCGAGCTGCTGGCCTATGCGGGTAAGGGCGCCAAGGGCGGTCAGCCGGGTCCGTACGGTGAGCTGAACCTGCCCACCGAGGTCGTCAGCAGCGAGTTCCTGACGATGGAGGGCAAGCAGTTCTCCTCCAGCCGCGGCGTGGTCATCTACGTGCGCGACATACTGAGCCGCTACCAGCCCGACGCGCTGCGCTACTTCATCTGCGCGGCCGGGCCGGAGAACCAGGACACCGACTTCACCTGGGCCGAGTTCGTCCGCCGCACCAACGACGAGCTGGTCGCGGGCTGGGGCAACCTGGTCAACCGCACGGCGTCGCTCATCAACAAGAACCTGGGCGAGATCCCGGAGGCCGGTGAGCTCCAGTCGATCGATCTGGCCGTTCTCGAGACCACGAAGGCCGGTTTCGGCGCGGTCGGCGAGCTGCTCGCCTCGCACAAGCAGAAGGCTGCCCTGGCCGAGGCGATGCGCGTGGTGGGCGAGGTCAACAAGTACCTCTCCGACACCGAGCCCTGGAAGCTGAAGAAGACCGACTTCGAGCGCATGAAGACGGTGCTGCACGTGGCCGCGCAGGCGATCAACGACTGCCGGGTGCTGCTGTCCCCGTTCCTGCCGCACAGCTCGCAGCTGGTGTTCGAGGCCTTCGGTGGCACCGGCACGGTCTCGCCGCTGCCCGAGATCCGCGAGGTCGACGACCTCGACGGTGGCCCGGGCTATCCGGTGCTGATGGGCAACTACACGCTCGGCGAGACGGTGGCGGCCTGGGAGTCGGCGCCGATCGTGCCGGGCACCCCGGTCCCGGCGCCCTCGCCGATCTTCCGCAAGCTCGACGAGTCGGTCATCGAGGAAGAGCTCGCCCGCCTGGCCGACAAGGACAAGTAA